A stretch of the Prochlorococcus marinus str. MIT 0918 genome encodes the following:
- a CDS encoding GNAT family N-acetyltransferase, whose amino-acid sequence MKLSKLNNSHKKEVWEWRNEILTRRMSKNTEAIDWNEHSQWFKNALIDKNKIIYIGELNNKSMGIVRFEKEDSNQSTYTISITIAPVYRGKGYAEILLKKAVKRLAEEVGDIKLIIAEIKKENVKSISLFKKCYFKLHKTEQNINKYILENIKCN is encoded by the coding sequence ATGAAACTATCTAAATTAAATAACTCTCATAAGAAAGAAGTTTGGGAATGGAGAAATGAGATTTTAACTAGAAGGATGTCTAAAAATACTGAGGCAATCGACTGGAATGAACATTCGCAATGGTTTAAAAATGCTCTCATTGATAAGAATAAAATAATATATATTGGAGAATTGAATAATAAATCAATGGGAATTGTTCGTTTTGAAAAAGAAGACTCTAATCAAAGTACCTATACAATAAGTATAACTATTGCACCTGTTTACAGAGGGAAAGGCTATGCAGAGATTTTACTTAAAAAAGCAGTGAAAAGATTAGCAGAAGAAGTTGGGGATATAAAACTTATAATTGCAGAAATAAAAAAAGAAAATGTTAAAAGCATAAGTCTTTTCAAAAAATGCTATTTCAAACTACATAAAACTGAGCAGAATATAAATAAGTATATTTTAGAAAATATTAAATGTAATTAA
- a CDS encoding ElyC/SanA/YdcF family protein, giving the protein MSLRDRDLRELKAKNRRYKVSVGNGIYVEVYPNGGKYLLWKYHFPSGRKGQQRWYQIGPYGNSDGQWTIKNAQEEKDRLDVLRKEGIDPRLNKLSLKVKRKSQLICSNNSINPVKNLANIKEKIIAELIEFRDISNDLGNQVVEKDLCYIILGHEIDQKTFELSTSGKNRCKVLAQQIKSSLTKKYCVFFMGLGRLQGKCKLSISECMFKYFSDNYFIPEQYVLEKRSLDTVGDAVFSYELLNFIGFTKHVCVVTSDWHLKRSKVIFKKIFDSRFKLSFCATSELDDMAEMDKIKINNNEEKSIKLFRKQFKNYNPKQLCASKFLKINHLLYNKN; this is encoded by the coding sequence ATGTCTCTGAGGGATAGGGATCTTAGAGAATTAAAAGCTAAGAATAGGAGGTATAAAGTTTCTGTTGGGAATGGAATCTATGTTGAAGTTTACCCTAATGGTGGTAAATATCTACTATGGAAATATCATTTTCCTTCTGGGAGGAAGGGGCAACAAAGATGGTATCAAATTGGACCATATGGAAATTCAGATGGTCAATGGACAATCAAAAATGCTCAAGAAGAGAAAGATAGATTAGATGTTCTTAGGAAGGAGGGAATTGATCCAAGGCTTAATAAATTATCGTTAAAGGTTAAGCGAAAATCACAATTGATTTGTTCAAATAATTCTATAAACCCTGTAAAAAATCTCGCCAATATAAAAGAGAAAATTATTGCGGAGCTTATAGAATTCAGAGACATTTCTAATGATCTTGGCAATCAAGTTGTTGAAAAGGATCTTTGCTATATAATTCTTGGTCATGAAATAGATCAAAAAACATTTGAATTATCAACTTCTGGTAAAAATCGGTGTAAAGTACTTGCTCAACAAATAAAATCATCACTAACTAAAAAATATTGCGTGTTTTTTATGGGATTAGGCAGACTACAAGGTAAATGTAAGTTATCAATATCAGAATGTATGTTTAAATATTTTTCTGATAATTATTTTATTCCTGAGCAGTATGTTCTTGAAAAGAGATCATTAGATACTGTTGGTGATGCTGTCTTCTCTTATGAACTTCTCAACTTTATTGGCTTTACTAAACATGTATGTGTCGTAACATCTGATTGGCATTTGAAAAGATCTAAAGTTATTTTTAAGAAAATATTTGATTCGAGATTTAAGCTTTCTTTTTGTGCGACTTCGGAATTAGATGATATGGCAGAAATGGATAAAATCAAGATAAATAATAATGAAGAAAAGTCTATTAAATTATTTAGAAAACAATTTAAAAACTATAATCCTAAACAATTATGCGCATCTAAATTTCTTAAGATTAATCATCTTCTTTATAATAAGAACTAA
- a CDS encoding MBL fold metallo-hydrolase — protein MKLTHLNHSSVICESDDQLLITDPWMFSNAFHGWYQSPYPHSCTVKKILPSSGKLSLVVLSHAHDDHVDDIFLSQLLRETKVIIPKIRNHSFVNRVLNSGIDEECIIEVDDKGVSIGNYFISSFFDGSLSKEDFIFTISCGDSFFIHANDNWREFSETTKDYIKEKISISRSSNIVLMAQVGLADSYPLFYKGFPSSKKKDIISSKIEYMCESLISNCSKFGIKTGYAYANQSRFTNDFLIDDLDFDPYLLRDQIINKYSKHIKQLYPSDQIINGQHIIADGSQESIIQARLRKFQQLYSKYKDSKTARTLNVEFRLIDDIKKKKDTIFLYAPANIWNDILNGTINLESIITGGMGFIDKPEDYNMKNEYLLLSSWAYINQIKAKKELNLP, from the coding sequence ATGAAGTTAACTCATCTAAACCATAGTAGTGTTATTTGTGAATCTGATGATCAATTATTGATAACTGACCCTTGGATGTTCAGTAATGCTTTTCATGGCTGGTACCAATCCCCTTATCCACACTCATGTACGGTTAAAAAGATTTTACCTTCATCAGGCAAGTTATCTCTTGTAGTTCTTTCACATGCACATGATGACCATGTTGATGATATTTTCCTTTCTCAACTTTTAAGAGAAACGAAGGTTATAATTCCAAAGATTAGAAACCATAGCTTTGTAAACAGAGTTTTAAATTCTGGAATAGATGAAGAATGTATAATTGAAGTTGATGATAAGGGTGTTAGCATAGGGAACTATTTCATTTCATCTTTTTTTGATGGCTCTTTAAGTAAAGAAGACTTTATATTTACTATTTCTTGTGGAGACTCTTTTTTTATACATGCTAATGATAATTGGCGAGAATTTTCTGAAACAACGAAAGATTATATTAAGGAAAAAATCTCTATTAGTAGATCAAGTAATATTGTATTGATGGCTCAGGTTGGCTTAGCAGATTCTTATCCCCTATTTTATAAGGGTTTCCCCTCATCTAAGAAAAAAGATATAATTTCTAGTAAAATAGAATATATGTGTGAGTCTTTAATATCTAATTGTTCTAAATTTGGAATTAAGACCGGTTATGCATATGCAAACCAAAGTAGATTTACAAACGATTTTCTAATTGATGATTTAGACTTTGATCCGTATTTACTTAGAGATCAAATTATTAATAAATACTCAAAACATATAAAACAGTTGTACCCTTCAGATCAAATTATAAATGGGCAACATATAATTGCTGATGGAAGCCAAGAATCAATAATCCAGGCTAGACTAAGAAAATTTCAGCAATTATATTCGAAATATAAAGATTCTAAAACCGCTAGGACTTTGAACGTTGAATTTAGATTAATTGATGATATTAAAAAGAAAAAAGATACTATATTCTTATATGCTCCAGCTAATATATGGAATGATATTTTAAATGGTACGATAAATTTAGAGTCTATAATCACAGGTGGAATGGGATTTATAGATAAACCAGAAGATTATAATATGAAAAATGAGTACTTATTATTATCTAGTTGGGCTTATATAAATCAGATTAAGGCCAAGAAGGAACTTAATCTGCCTTAG